In one Stenotrophomonas maltophilia genomic region, the following are encoded:
- the accD gene encoding acetyl-CoA carboxylase, carboxyltransferase subunit beta, protein MSWLSKLMPSGIRTDNTPSKKRSVPEGLWEKCSNCGSALYRPELEENLEVCPKCGHHMAIRARARLAALFDADSTTEIGARLGPTDLLKFKDQKKYSERIKIAQKNTGEYDALIAMRGLLKGRPLVASSFDFAFMGGSMGSVVGERFSLAAEAAVEIGAPYVCFSASGGARMQEGLFSLMQMAKTSAALGKLREAGLPYISVLTHPTTGGVSASFAMLGDINIAEPQALIGFAGPRVIEQTVREKLPEGFQRSEFLLEHGAIDQICDRREMRDRLSDLLAMLGRQPAPEVA, encoded by the coding sequence ATGAGTTGGCTCAGCAAGTTGATGCCGTCCGGCATCCGCACCGACAACACCCCCAGCAAGAAGCGCAGCGTCCCCGAGGGCCTGTGGGAAAAGTGCAGCAACTGCGGCAGCGCGCTGTACCGGCCGGAACTGGAAGAGAACCTGGAGGTCTGCCCGAAGTGCGGCCACCACATGGCGATCCGCGCACGCGCGCGCCTGGCTGCGCTGTTCGATGCGGACAGCACCACCGAGATCGGCGCGCGCCTGGGGCCGACCGACCTGCTGAAGTTCAAGGACCAGAAGAAGTACAGCGAGCGCATCAAGATCGCGCAGAAGAACACCGGCGAGTACGACGCGCTGATCGCCATGCGCGGCCTGCTCAAGGGCCGTCCGCTGGTCGCGTCCTCGTTCGATTTCGCCTTCATGGGCGGTTCGATGGGTTCGGTGGTCGGCGAGCGCTTCTCGCTGGCGGCCGAGGCTGCCGTGGAGATCGGTGCGCCTTACGTCTGCTTCTCCGCCAGTGGCGGCGCGCGCATGCAGGAAGGCCTGTTCTCGCTGATGCAGATGGCCAAGACCTCGGCTGCGCTGGGCAAGCTGCGTGAAGCCGGCCTGCCGTACATCTCGGTGCTGACCCATCCCACCACCGGTGGCGTATCGGCCTCGTTCGCGATGCTGGGTGACATCAACATCGCCGAGCCGCAGGCGCTGATCGGATTCGCCGGCCCGCGCGTGATCGAACAGACCGTGCGCGAAAAACTGCCGGAAGGTTTCCAGCGTTCGGAATTCCTGCTGGAGCATGGTGCCATCGACCAGATCTGCGACCGCCGCGAAATGCGTGACCGCCTGTCCGACCTGCTGGCGATGCTGGGCCGCCAGCCGGCGCCGGAGGTGGCTTGA
- the trpA gene encoding tryptophan synthase subunit alpha — protein sequence MPVSRLDACFQRLREQQRKALIPFVTAGDPLLEATVPVMHALVEAGADVIELGVPFSDPMADGPTIQRSSERALARGAGSRYVLQAVAQFRQRDAQTPVVLMGYLNPVEIHGYAAFAKAAVSAGVDGVLLVDLPPEEAGEAQQAFDAEGLALVLLASPTTSPARADKLLALARGYLYYVSFAGVTGASDRLDSEAASVRLQALRERATVPVVAGFGIRDAASAAAMAREADGVVVGSALVAALAEATSAEEAAQRAHAFLAPLRQALDA from the coding sequence ATGCCCGTATCCCGACTCGACGCCTGTTTCCAGCGCCTGCGCGAACAGCAGCGCAAGGCACTGATTCCCTTCGTCACCGCTGGCGATCCTCTGCTGGAAGCAACCGTGCCGGTCATGCATGCACTGGTTGAGGCGGGCGCCGACGTGATCGAACTGGGGGTGCCGTTCTCCGATCCGATGGCCGACGGCCCGACCATCCAGCGCAGTTCCGAACGTGCGCTGGCGCGCGGTGCAGGCAGCCGTTACGTCCTGCAGGCGGTAGCGCAGTTCCGCCAGCGCGATGCGCAGACGCCGGTGGTGCTGATGGGCTATCTCAATCCTGTGGAGATCCATGGCTACGCGGCATTCGCCAAGGCCGCGGTGAGCGCCGGCGTGGATGGCGTGCTGCTGGTCGACCTGCCGCCGGAGGAAGCCGGCGAGGCCCAGCAGGCCTTTGATGCGGAAGGCCTGGCCCTGGTCCTGCTTGCCTCCCCGACCACCAGCCCGGCACGCGCGGACAAGCTGCTCGCGCTGGCGCGGGGCTACCTGTACTACGTCAGTTTTGCCGGTGTCACCGGTGCGTCCGACCGCCTCGACAGCGAGGCCGCCAGCGTACGCCTGCAGGCGCTGCGTGAACGGGCCACGGTCCCGGTGGTGGCCGGCTTCGGCATCCGCGATGCCGCCAGTGCGGCGGCCATGGCGCGCGAGGCGGACGGTGTGGTGGTGGGCAGCGCCCTGGTCGCGGCACTGGCCGAAGCGACCTCGGCCGAAGAGGCGGCCCAGCGGGCGCACGCATTCCTGGCGCCCCTGCGCCAGGCCCTGGACGCCTGA